The following proteins are co-located in the Rhodococcus opacus B4 genome:
- a CDS encoding GYD domain-containing protein yields MPRYLWQVTYSPEGAKGLLTDGGTARRDAITQMVESVGGTVESCYFALGGRDLFVIGDVPDDVAAAALGIRTTASGAARSESVALLTPEQVDDAVRRDAEYRAPGS; encoded by the coding sequence ATGCCGAGATATCTCTGGCAGGTCACGTACTCACCCGAAGGCGCGAAAGGACTGCTCACCGACGGCGGCACCGCACGACGCGACGCGATCACCCAGATGGTCGAAAGCGTCGGGGGCACAGTCGAATCCTGCTACTTCGCACTGGGTGGCCGGGATCTGTTCGTGATCGGTGACGTGCCCGACGACGTGGCCGCCGCCGCTCTCGGCATCCGCACCACCGCCTCCGGGGCGGCACGGTCGGAATCGGTGGCGCTGCTGACACCGGAGCAGGTGGACGACGCGGTACGCCGCGACGCCGAGTACCGGGCGCCCGGCAGCTGA
- a CDS encoding DUF72 domain-containing protein: MAQARVGISGWTYPGWRGDFYPEGLAHRRELAYAAGRLTSIEINGSFYALQRPKSYAKWRDETPEGFVFAVKGGRYITHMKRLIGVEAALANFFASGVLALGAKLGPLLWQLPPTLAFDSTSLAAFLELLPRTTSEAATLAAQHDDKLTEDRAWTDTDADRPVRHALEVRHHSFEAEEAKELLRAHDVAFVVADTAGRYPFVEAVTSDFVYLRLHGDKELYASGYTDDALDEWARKIERLLGQGLDCFAYFDNDMKGYAPFDALRLIERLR, from the coding sequence ATGGCGCAGGCCCGAGTCGGCATCTCCGGCTGGACGTATCCCGGGTGGCGCGGCGACTTCTACCCGGAAGGCCTGGCGCATCGCAGGGAGTTGGCCTACGCCGCGGGGCGTTTGACGTCGATCGAGATCAACGGATCCTTCTACGCGTTGCAGCGGCCGAAAAGTTATGCGAAGTGGCGTGACGAGACACCGGAGGGTTTCGTGTTCGCCGTCAAGGGCGGTCGCTACATCACGCACATGAAGCGGCTGATCGGTGTCGAGGCGGCGCTGGCGAATTTCTTCGCCTCCGGCGTGCTCGCGTTGGGCGCCAAGCTCGGACCGCTGCTGTGGCAACTGCCCCCGACACTCGCGTTCGATTCGACGAGTCTCGCAGCGTTCCTGGAGCTGTTGCCGCGGACGACCTCCGAGGCCGCGACGCTCGCAGCGCAGCACGACGACAAGCTCACCGAAGACCGGGCGTGGACCGACACCGACGCCGACCGCCCCGTCCGTCACGCGCTCGAGGTTCGCCACCACAGCTTCGAGGCGGAGGAGGCGAAGGAGTTGCTCCGCGCGCACGACGTCGCGTTCGTCGTCGCCGACACGGCGGGCCGGTACCCATTCGTGGAGGCGGTCACGAGCGATTTCGTCTACCTCCGGTTGCACGGGGACAAGGAACTGTATGCGAGCGGTTACACCGACGATGCCCTCGACGAGTGGGCGCGCAAGATCGAGCGCCTGCTCGGGCAGGGCCTCGACTGCTTCGCCTACTTCGACAACGACATGAAGGGGTACG